The following proteins come from a genomic window of Sphingosinicella flava:
- a CDS encoding esterase-like activity of phytase family protein, giving the protein MVNVLPALKRLRRIVPPLIALPLLASVIQPPRYGGELLARQAQLVFTPLALDADDPARRRLGELLYLGGWAVQSADARFGGLSALHVDDGDAIALSDGGDLVRWRLGGGAATIQPLAQGPGAAFTKRNRDSESLVAGEGRLWIGYEGANEIWTYDPLTLAPLGRAAPRAMAGWGRNAGAEAMARLPGGRFLILEEAAAGADGTVAALLMNGDPADPATETAALRYRPPAGYRPVDVAALADGRLLILNRRFSLFGGFTAKLVMARIAGGSIEVEREIAHFAPPVVTDNYEALALTQENGRQILWLASDDNFNPLQRTLLLKFELGG; this is encoded by the coding sequence GTGGTTAACGTCCTTCCGGCCCTGAAACGGCTCCGGCGGATCGTGCCGCCGCTGATCGCTCTCCCGCTGCTCGCGAGCGTCATCCAGCCGCCCCGCTATGGCGGCGAATTGCTGGCGCGCCAGGCGCAGCTCGTCTTCACGCCCCTCGCGCTGGATGCGGACGATCCCGCCCGCCGCCGCCTCGGCGAACTACTCTACCTGGGCGGCTGGGCGGTGCAGAGCGCCGACGCGCGGTTCGGCGGCCTGTCCGCCCTCCATGTCGATGATGGCGATGCGATCGCGCTCAGCGATGGCGGCGATTTGGTCCGCTGGCGGCTGGGCGGCGGCGCGGCCACGATCCAGCCCCTCGCGCAAGGGCCGGGCGCGGCCTTCACGAAGCGCAACCGCGACAGCGAATCATTGGTCGCGGGCGAGGGCCGGCTCTGGATCGGTTATGAAGGCGCCAATGAAATCTGGACTTATGATCCGCTCACCCTCGCGCCGCTGGGCCGCGCCGCGCCCCGCGCCATGGCGGGCTGGGGGCGCAATGCCGGGGCCGAAGCGATGGCGCGCCTGCCAGGCGGCCGCTTCCTGATTCTGGAAGAAGCGGCGGCGGGCGCGGACGGCACGGTCGCGGCGCTACTGATGAATGGCGACCCCGCCGATCCGGCGACGGAGACGGCGGCGCTGCGCTATCGTCCGCCCGCCGGCTATCGTCCGGTCGACGTGGCGGCCCTCGCCGATGGGCGGTTGCTGATCCTCAACCGGCGCTTTTCCCTGTTCGGCGGCTTCACCGCCAAACTGGTCATGGCGCGGATCGCGGGCGGGTCGATTGAAGTGGAAAGGGAGATCGCCCATTTCGCGCCGCCGGTCGTCACCGACAATTACGAGGCGCTGGCCTTGACCCAAGAAAACGGACGCCAGATCCTATGGCTGGCGTCCGACGATAATTTCAATCCGCTGCAGCGGACGTTGCTGTTGAAGTTCGAACTGGGCGGCTGA
- a CDS encoding glycine zipper 2TM domain-containing protein, with protein sequence MFKKFTLGAVAAVTALTALPTAAEAGHRRGYSDNGYYSQSYRDGSRYSRGDRYGRYDNRAYQGRYYGDRCRNEGTTGTIVGAIAGGLLGREIAGRGDRTVGTIIGGAAGALAGRAIDKDSSRNRC encoded by the coding sequence ATGTTCAAGAAGTTCACCCTTGGCGCTGTCGCCGCCGTCACCGCGCTGACCGCCCTTCCGACGGCGGCCGAAGCGGGCCACCGCCGCGGTTACAGCGACAATGGCTATTACAGCCAGTCCTATCGCGACGGCAGCCGTTACAGCCGGGGCGACCGTTACGGCCGTTACGACAACCGCGCCTATCAAGGCCGCTATTATGGCGACCGTTGCCGGAACGAAGGCACGACCGGCACCATCGTCGGCGCCATTGCGGGCGGCCTGCTTGGACGTGAGATCGCCGGGCGGGGCGACCGCACCGTGGGCACGATCATCGGCGGCGCCGCAGGCGCGCTCGCCGGACGCGCCATCGACAAGGATAGCAGCCGCAACCGCTGCTAA